CGGGTTGTGTTGGTACCTCCACGGTCTCGGGCAGATGCCGCCCGCACAACACTTCGGCGAGCAACCGCGCCTGCTCACGCCGGTCGGTGACGCCGTACTCGCGGGCCAGCGCGCACAACACGATGGCGTGATTGACGAATCCCGCCAGCTCGCCCACCGGGACCAGCCTGGCCAGCAATCCGAACGCGCCGGGGGAGGCGACCACCAGGGTGTTGATCGCACCGACCCGGTGCACCCACCAGTGCACGCGTTGCTCGCGACTCATCCGCTCCCAGGCCGCGGTGCCGGGCAGATCCGCGGCGTTGATGAGCTGTGCCCCCGCGTTCAAGGCGCGGTTGGTGGCGCTGGGACCGCGACCGGCCTCGTGGCGACGCCGCCACAGCCGAAATCGGCGGATGCGATGCGTTACGCCATGCGCTGGCCGCAGCAGCCGGTGAGAGCGTTTACGCAGTCCGATCGGATCAGCCTCGGCGAGCAGGTCGAGCAGCGGATCGATCACCGCGACCGCGCGGCCCAGTGCATCGGCGACCTCGGCGTCGGTCAGGGTGGCGTGCGGTTTCGGAAACAGACCCATACCGGTGATTGTGGCGGGATCAGCCGGCCTGGGGGGCGTTTGGCGCGAGTGCGCCGCGCAGCGCGACTTCAGCCAGCCGCCGCGCGTGGTCCTCGGTGAGCGGGTAATGCCCGGTCATGCGACGAAAGATGAGCGGCCCGAACAGTAGGTCGATGATGTCGTCGATTGCGATGTCGGAATCGACATCGCCGCGGGTGACGCCCCGTTGCCACAGTTCGGTGATGGCGGCGCGGCGACCGTCGAGAAAGTACTCCCGGCAATAGACCGCGCCCGCCGCATCCTCCACGCCAGCGGCGAGCAACTGCGCGAACACGTTGCCGCGGGCGCTGGCGTAGAACGCCGAGACTCGCACCACCTGTTCGGTGAGATCGCCGACGGCGCTTCCGGTGTCCGGCAACGGCAGATCCTGGGCCATCATCGTGCCGAAAGCCTCGGCGGCCACCGCAGTGCGCGACGGCCAGTGCTTGTAGATGGTGGCCTTGCTGGCCCCGGACCGGGCCGCGATCGCGTCGACGGTCGTGGCGGCATAACCGCCCTCGTCCAGGAGTTGGGCGGTCGCATCCAAGATGGCCTGATGGATGCGATCGCTGCGGGCGCCGGTGGGGCGGGCGAAGGTGTATTCGGCCGCCCCACCGACGGTTTCAGGCGACATCGTCGAAGTCGGTCGAGGCCGAGACGTCGCGCCACTGGTCCAATTCGGCTTGGACGTGGGCGAGCTTGCCCTCGACCGCGGCGATGGTGTCGTTGCCCAGCAGCAGGCGCACCGGGGGCCGCTCGGATTCGACCACGGCGATGATGGCTGCGGCCGCCTTGACGGGGTCGCCGGGCTGGTCGTGGTTGCGCTCGCCCGCGGTCACGCGCATCTTGCCGGCTGGCCCGGCGGCGTAGTCGTCAATGGTGTGCTGCTGGACCTGCAAGCTGGAGGAGTCCAGGAAGTCCGTGCGGAAGTAGCCGGGCTCGACCACCATTGCGTGGATTCCCAGGGGCTGCAGCTCGGCATATAGCGCCTCGGAGAGTGCTTCGACGGCGAACTTGGTGGATGCGTAGACGCCCCATCCCGGTGAGCTGACGAACCCGCCCACCGACGAAATGTTGACGATGGTGCCCGACCGCTGCGCCCGCAGTACCGGGGTGACCGCGCGGGTGACGGTCAACAGGCCGAACACGTTGGTCTCGTAGACGGCACGAACCTCTGCATCGGTGGCCTCTTCGACCGCGCCCAACAGCCCGCGACCGGCGTTGTTGATCAGCACGTCAATACGACCGAAGCGGTCCACTGCCGCCTGCACGGCCTGCTGGGCTTGGGTTTCGTTGGTGACGTCCAGTGCCACGGCCAGCACGTTGGCGCTGTCGCCGAGCGCGTCGGTGACGGTTGCCGCGTCACGCGCGGTCGCGACCACCTGGTGGCCGCGGTCCAGCAAATCGCGTGCGATCTGCAGGCCGAAACCGCGGGAAGCTCCTGTGATGAACCAAACGCTCATGCTCTCACCCTTCCATAAATGAACTGTACGACCAGTTTAGTTCAATGTGAACGAACGTCGCAAGATCTCGGTCGAAGTCGCAGGTTATGCGTCTATATTCGCCGGTATCGACATCAACACCCGCAAGCTGCGCCACTTCGTTGTGGTTGCCGAGGAGCTGCATTTCAGCCGCGCCGCCACCAGCCTGTGTATGACCCAGCAGGCGCTTAGCCGCGAGATCAAGGAACTCGAGGCGTGGGCCGGTGCCAAACTGTTGAACCGCACGACTCGCAAGGTCACGCTCACTCCGGCCGGCGAAATCTTCTTGGCCGGGGCGCAGGCGATGCTGGCGGCGATGGATTCCACGATCACCGATATCGCACGGGCGGTCCGCGGACTGTCCGGGACGCTGCGGCTGGGTTTTGGCCCCGGTGGCGCACTGGAGTTGACCGGCCTGATCGTCGACGAGTTCCGTCGTGAGTATCCCGGCGTCGACGTCACCATGCGTGAGTTCCCGATCGGCGATCCGTCGGCCGGGCTGGCGTCGGGAGTCAGTGATGTGGCGCTGCTGCGGTTGCCGGTGAGCACCCCCGATATCGAGACGGAGCCACTGTTCGTCGACCCGGTCGTCGCGATGGTGTCCGCCAACCATCGACTTGCCGGCTGCTCTTCGGTATCGGTGCGCGATCTCATCGACGACCCGATCACGGTCACCGACACCACCGATGAGGATCACCGTGCATTCTGGTGTCTGGATGCCGTGCGTGATGACGCGACTGCGGCCCAGCGGTTCCCGATCAACTCGGTCACCGAGGAGGCACAGCTGGTTCAGGCTGGGATGGCGGTCGCAATTACCAGTGCGGCAGTCACGCAGTACCTGCCGGCGCCGGGGGTGCGATGCCTGCCGATCGACGACTGGCCGGGATCTGTGGTGGCGGTCGGCTGGCTGCACGATGAACCCAGCCCGCTGGTGGCGCGGTTCGTCGAGGTGGCTTGCGCCGTTCGAGACCGGGAGGTCGACGTGGTACGCGCAATCGAGGGCCGACTGGCGGGTCGCTGATTTCAAAGCCCCCGGGTTGTGAATAACGCCGAATTTATTGTTTCAGTTCGAGGGGCCTGATCGCCAGGATTGAGCGGTCCGCGCTACCCAGTCGCCGGTCAGGCGGTGGCTTGAGCGGCGGCCCACTCGAAGGGCCCCTCTTGAAGCATTCGCACGTTCAGCCGCTGCTCGCCGTGCCACTGGCTCTTGCCGGTGCCGCGCTGCTGGCCCTGCCGCCGTCGGCGGTCTCGCCGGCACAGCGGGATTCCAACATCCTGTCGGCCGCGGTGCGGCTGCTCTCCGGGGACGGCTCGGGATTTGCCACGGTCGACAGCTTGCCTGCGCCCGGGCAGGGTGTGGCGCTGCTGATGGGCGGCAGCGGGGTGCCGTGGCCGGGATTGGCTGAGACGCAGTGGGCCTTCAATCACTACTCGCTGGCCAACGTCGCAGACTTCGGCGACTACGTGCCGGTGCGGGTGTTCACCCCCGAGGGTGCCCAGCCGGCCTTCGGGGGTCTCAAGAGCCTGCCGTATGACAAGTCGGTAGCTCAAGGAGTGCAGAATCTGGAGGCCCAGATCGCCCAGCAACTGCAGGCCGGCCACCCCGTCGCCGTCGGCGGCGTCTCCCAGAGCGGGACCGTCAACTCTGAGGTCCTGCGCGACATCGCCACCGGCAAGTTTGTCCCCGACTACAGCAACGTGCCCGCCGGCGTCACGCCCCTGCAGTTTCTGAGCCTGGGCAACCCGAGCAACCCCAACGGCGGTTTCCTGGAGCGGTTCAACCTGCCGGAGGATCCCGGCGGGAGCATCACCAGCATCGGATTGACCTTCGACGGCGGCGCACCCACCGACACCGGAATCCCGGTGATCAGCTACTGCCTGGAATACGACCCCAACTGCGATTTTCCGGTCTACACCCAGAACCTGGTCTCGGACCTCAACGCCATGGCGGGCTGGGCACTGGTGCACCCGCACTACATCCTGCGGGACCCGGTGGGCGGGTCGGCGGTGACCGACGAGCAGATCGCGAACGCACTGCAGTTGCCCACCTCTGAGGGATACAGCGGCGGCTCCACCTTTTACGTGATGCCCTGGGAGGGCCAGCTGCCGTTGGCCACCGTGATCCAGATGATCGCGGGCAAGCCGATCGCCGACCTGTTGGAACCGGACCTCAAGGTGCTCGCCAACCTCGGTTACGGCGTCGACCCCACGACGGGCTGGTCGACGTTGCCGGCCGACGTCGCCACCCCGTTGCGGATCTTCCCGACCCTGAACGCGGAGGAGTTCAACACGATCCTCGACGCACTGTGGTCCGGCGCAAAGCAGGGCTTCAACGCGTTCGTGGACGACCTGTTGCACCCTGCGGCTGCCGCCGGCGGGCTGTCGGGGCTGTTGGATGCCGCGGACGCCTCCAGCGGGCCGCACTCGCTCATCGACATCGCCAGCACACTTAGCAGCCTGTGGTCGACTGTGTCGTCGCTGGGGATGCCGGCGTCGGACATCATCAACGCGCTGACTGTCGAGCTGCCGGCTCACGCCCTGACCGTGTTGACGAACTCCTTGCAAGACGGGCAGAGCCTAGGGGACGCGCTGTCGCTGACGTCGGCGTTCGCCACCGGGCTGGAATCACTGGCCGGGGGTTTCGCGGTGATCGTTGGGCTACAGGCCGTCCAGCAGATTCAGGCTGACTTGGCCCAGCTTTTCTAGAGCGCAGCGGCGGCCCTGGCCTTCGGCAGCGTGCCGAGGGCCGGGGCGCGGGTCCATGAGATTTCCTTGGCTGTTGCAGAGGCAAAACATCGTTGACACATAGCGAAGTTAGCTTTGCGCCATGAGAATCGTCGCCTCCGTTGTGCTTGCTGCTGCGCTCGCGGGCGCGGCTGTCCCCTACACGGCCGCTGCTGCCGATCCTGTCCCGACACCCGACGAGGTGCTCGCCGCGATGGCCGAGCTGACCAACCCGGACATCCCTGCGGTGAACAAGGGCAACGTCGTCACCCCCGGCTTCAGTCCCGAGGAAGCCCAGCTGATCGATCAGCGTCTGCGGGAAACCCAAGAGGCCGGACTGCTGCCCTACAACTTCGTGGTGAGCGACATTGCGCCCGCGCCGGACAACTCCGCCGGAGCAACCGTCACCTCGGTGGGGGGCTTTCATGAGGAGAGCGCGCCCGAGCCCATCGTGCTGTCCGAGCAGGGTGGGCGCTGGCTGATCACGCACGACACCGCCTTGACTGCCCTGGATCACTTCTGGCACAACGCCAACCGGCCGTTTGTGCCCATCGTGCCGTGGGTGAAGTAAGCGGGTCTCCCCAGAGGATTGGGATGCTCAAACGTGGAGCCGATGACGGGAATCGAACCCGCGTATTCAGCTTGGGAAGCTGATGTTCTGCCATTGAACTACATCGGCACTGGTGCGCTAGCAGGCTAGCATCCGGGAGCCCAGCCGCTCCGCGAGTGTGCGGAATCGTTGGCCGATCGGCCGAAAACCGAATCAAACCGCACACTCGATGGCCACCACGGGCTTGGTCATCCGGCCCAGCCTGCGGGCCGAGCGATACGCTCGTGCCGTGCTGCTCTCCGATCGCGATCTGCGGGCCGAAATCGCTGCTGGCCGGCTGGGCATCGACCCGTATGACGACGCGCTGGTCCAGCCGTCCAGCGTGGACGTCCGCCTCGACAGCCTGTTCCGGGTGTTCAACAACACCCGCTACACCCACATCGACCCGGCTCAACAGCAAGACGAGCTGACCACGCTGGTCGAACCCAAAGCCGGCGAGCCGTTTGTGCTGCACCCCGGTGAGTTCGTGCTGGGCTCCACGCTGGAGTGCTGCACCCTGCCGGAGGATCTAGCCGGCCGACTGGAGGGCAAGTCGAGCCTGGGCCGACTGGGCCTGCTGACCCACTCCACCGCGGGCTTCATCGATCCCGGCTTCTCCGGGCACATCACGTTGGAGCTGTCCAACGTGGCGAATCTGCCGATCACGTTGTGGCCGGGGATGAAGATTGGCCAGCTGTGTCTGCTGCGATTGACCAGTCCGGCGGAACACCCTTACGGCAGTACGCGCGTAGGGTCGAAATATCAGGGCCAGCGCGGGCCGACGCCGTCCCGCTCGTACCAGAACTTCATCAAGTCCGGTTAGCCCTCGGACCTGACGGTCGCCCCGCGGCTGCGATGAAGCCGGTATCGGCCAGCCCTGGTGGGGGTTCGGCCCACATGCCTGGCCGATAAGCAGTAACAGGGGAGGTTTCGTGGAGATCGTTCTCGGGGTGTCGGTGGCACCCTCGGCGGTCCGCATGGTGTTGGTGGAAGGTGAAAACGCCGACGGGGTCACCGTGGAACACGACGACTTCGACGTCGTAGACGGTGCCCAAACCGCGCCAGAGCGGGTGGTATCGGCCATCCTGGGGACCCGCGAGGGCGCCCGGGAAGGCGGTTATGAGCTCAGCTCCACCGGCGTGACCTGGAGTAGCCCGGCCGAGGCGAACGCGCTGCGTGAGGCGCTGGCCGGGCGCAAGGTCGAGAACGTGATGCTGGTGTCGGCGTTTTTGGCCGCCGCGGCGCTGGCCCAGTCGGTGGGTAGTGCGACGCGTTACGCCCGGACTGCCCTGCTGTTCGTCGAGCCGGAAGCCGCCACGTTGGCCGTCGTGAACTCTGATGACGGCTCGATCACCGAGATTCACCGCCAGCCACTGTCGAACGATGACGAGAGCGCGGTCGGTGAGATCACCGAACTGGCGGCCGGCGCGCAACGGCTGGAGTCGAACCCCGACGGTCTGTTTGTGGTGGGCTCCGGGGTCAACGTCGCGATGATCAAACCGGAGTTGGACAAGGCCACCCCGCTGCCGGTCAGCGTGCCGGAGGAACCGGACATGGCGTTGGCCCGCGGCGCGGCGCTGGCCAGCGCGCATGCCCCGCTGTTTTCGTCCTCCACCCGGGCGGTGGCCTGGGCGCAGGACCCGGGCACCGGTGAGCTGGACCCGGCACTGGCCAGTGCCGGATACGCCTACATCGCGCCCGACGGCGTCAACTACGACGACGAGGTGGACTACAACGCCACCAGCGACAACGAGCCACTGGCCTACAGCGCGCTTCCGGACAGCGGCGTGGTTCTCGGTGGC
The window above is part of the Mycolicibacter sp. MU0102 genome. Proteins encoded here:
- a CDS encoding oxidoreductase yields the protein MSVWFITGASRGFGLQIARDLLDRGHQVVATARDAATVTDALGDSANVLAVALDVTNETQAQQAVQAAVDRFGRIDVLINNAGRGLLGAVEEATDAEVRAVYETNVFGLLTVTRAVTPVLRAQRSGTIVNISSVGGFVSSPGWGVYASTKFAVEALSEALYAELQPLGIHAMVVEPGYFRTDFLDSSSLQVQQHTIDDYAAGPAGKMRVTAGERNHDQPGDPVKAAAAIIAVVESERPPVRLLLGNDTIAAVEGKLAHVQAELDQWRDVSASTDFDDVA
- a CDS encoding LysR family transcriptional regulator yields the protein MNERRKISVEVAGYASIFAGIDINTRKLRHFVVVAEELHFSRAATSLCMTQQALSREIKELEAWAGAKLLNRTTRKVTLTPAGEIFLAGAQAMLAAMDSTITDIARAVRGLSGTLRLGFGPGGALELTGLIVDEFRREYPGVDVTMREFPIGDPSAGLASGVSDVALLRLPVSTPDIETEPLFVDPVVAMVSANHRLAGCSSVSVRDLIDDPITVTDTTDEDHRAFWCLDAVRDDATAAQRFPINSVTEEAQLVQAGMAVAITSAAVTQYLPAPGVRCLPIDDWPGSVVAVGWLHDEPSPLVARFVEVACAVRDREVDVVRAIEGRLAGR
- a CDS encoding DUF7159 family protein — translated: MEIVLGVSVAPSAVRMVLVEGENADGVTVEHDDFDVVDGAQTAPERVVSAILGTREGAREGGYELSSTGVTWSSPAEANALREALAGRKVENVMLVSAFLAAAALAQSVGSATRYARTALLFVEPEAATLAVVNSDDGSITEIHRQPLSNDDESAVGEITELAAGAQRLESNPDGLFVVGSGVNVAMIKPELDKATPLPVSVPEEPDMALARGAALASAHAPLFSSSTRAVAWAQDPGTGELDPALASAGYAYIAPDGVNYDDEVDYNATSDNEPLAYSALPDSGVVLGGALPDLVDDPELVDSRMLDFSTGIQPRERKPMLVTGGVAALFVIGVLGLAVALAVGMRAANQHRPDVRANVVSHPPAAVVTPAPAPPAAPPAPAGEPAPRAPAPVPEAPAPRAPAPAPAPLPVAPPPPPPALPPPPLPNLGIPGLPGGPPLFGPPRGGDDWGPGGGHGRGGGHGGGHGRGGGGFPFKIPGLHF
- a CDS encoding TetR/AcrR family transcriptional regulator, which produces MSPETVGGAAEYTFARPTGARSDRIHQAILDATAQLLDEGGYAATTVDAIAARSGASKATIYKHWPSRTAVAAEAFGTMMAQDLPLPDTGSAVGDLTEQVVRVSAFYASARGNVFAQLLAAGVEDAAGAVYCREYFLDGRRAAITELWQRGVTRGDVDSDIAIDDIIDLLFGPLIFRRMTGHYPLTEDHARRLAEVALRGALAPNAPQAG
- a CDS encoding PE-PPE domain-containing protein, producing MKHSHVQPLLAVPLALAGAALLALPPSAVSPAQRDSNILSAAVRLLSGDGSGFATVDSLPAPGQGVALLMGGSGVPWPGLAETQWAFNHYSLANVADFGDYVPVRVFTPEGAQPAFGGLKSLPYDKSVAQGVQNLEAQIAQQLQAGHPVAVGGVSQSGTVNSEVLRDIATGKFVPDYSNVPAGVTPLQFLSLGNPSNPNGGFLERFNLPEDPGGSITSIGLTFDGGAPTDTGIPVISYCLEYDPNCDFPVYTQNLVSDLNAMAGWALVHPHYILRDPVGGSAVTDEQIANALQLPTSEGYSGGSTFYVMPWEGQLPLATVIQMIAGKPIADLLEPDLKVLANLGYGVDPTTGWSTLPADVATPLRIFPTLNAEEFNTILDALWSGAKQGFNAFVDDLLHPAAAAGGLSGLLDAADASSGPHSLIDIASTLSSLWSTVSSLGMPASDIINALTVELPAHALTVLTNSLQDGQSLGDALSLTSAFATGLESLAGGFAVIVGLQAVQQIQADLAQLF
- the dcd gene encoding dCTP deaminase, encoding MLLSDRDLRAEIAAGRLGIDPYDDALVQPSSVDVRLDSLFRVFNNTRYTHIDPAQQQDELTTLVEPKAGEPFVLHPGEFVLGSTLECCTLPEDLAGRLEGKSSLGRLGLLTHSTAGFIDPGFSGHITLELSNVANLPITLWPGMKIGQLCLLRLTSPAEHPYGSTRVGSKYQGQRGPTPSRSYQNFIKSG